One stretch of Numidum massiliense DNA includes these proteins:
- a CDS encoding UPF0236 family transposase-like protein — protein sequence MLAYTGWEQNGQRVSLTDRHVFSTVESVDDFWEIGYAAIRHRWDLSHTHVATNADAASWISEERVQNTFSEATSVVRQLDPFHVKRSIRRGLSRQPRLIPQIEKAISEKNKDRFKAVIDTAQGNAETEREEKRIENMQKYLEGHWEILCDWREVSPDVPKNARRMGCMESNQRRLAYRMKRRGMYWSEEGAQAIAKVQQGVTNGTLRQALLTVWPNRQVTQKLKRHARRIGKSDHIGVQVGRIQVGAASASSAIGYLDKVVNRRP from the coding sequence ATGCTTGCCTATACCGGGTGGGAGCAAAACGGACAGCGTGTCTCGTTAACAGATCGTCACGTCTTTTCTACCGTTGAATCGGTGGATGACTTTTGGGAAATAGGTTATGCAGCGATTCGACATCGTTGGGATCTCTCACATACACATGTGGCGACTAATGCGGATGCGGCTTCATGGATCTCTGAGGAACGCGTTCAAAATACCTTTTCTGAAGCGACATCGGTTGTCCGCCAATTGGATCCTTTTCACGTAAAGAGGAGTATTCGTCGCGGGTTGAGCCGCCAGCCAAGGCTCATTCCTCAAATTGAAAAGGCAATATCCGAAAAAAATAAGGATAGGTTTAAAGCGGTGATTGATACGGCACAGGGAAATGCAGAGACGGAGCGAGAGGAAAAGCGTATCGAGAACATGCAGAAGTATCTTGAAGGGCACTGGGAGATCCTCTGCGACTGGCGTGAGGTTAGTCCAGACGTGCCAAAAAATGCTCGTAGGATGGGATGCATGGAATCGAACCAGAGACGTCTGGCATACCGCATGAAACGTCGTGGCATGTACTGGAGTGAAGAAGGGGCTCAAGCCATCGCCAAAGTACAACAAGGCGTTACCAATGGGACGTTGAGACAGGCATTATTAACTGTCTGGCCCAACCGCCAAGTGACACAAAAACTAAAACGCCATGCGAGGCGAATAGGTAAGTCGGATCACATTGGGGTTCAAGTTGGCAGGATCCAAGTAGGTGCCGCATCAGCTTCAAGTGCTATTGGGTATTTGGATAAGGTGGTTAATCGCCGTCCTTGA